The proteins below come from a single Malus domestica chromosome 03, GDT2T_hap1 genomic window:
- the LOC139194773 gene encoding uncharacterized protein, which translates to MANLAKLDFAALDITGKNYLTWVLDTKIHLEVANLGYTIKEDSSSSSQDRVKAMIFIRLHLDEALKSECLTVEDPLALWNALRSRYNHQTTVILPRAHYDWIYLRIQDFKSVAEYNSELFRITSQMKLCEDTITEEMLLEKTFSTFHASNMVLQQHYRARGFTEYNQLISVILVAKQNNELLMKNHNSRPTRSAPFPKVNDASLERNTISFRGNNYKR; encoded by the coding sequence atggcaaacttggcaaagcttgatttcgctgccctggacattactggaaagaattaccttacctgggtaTTGGATACCAAGATTCATCTGGAAGTAGCGAATCTTGGATATACCATCAAGGAAGATAGCagctcatcctctcaagatcgggtaaaggccatgatttttattcgtctccatcttgatgaggcactaaagagCGAGTGCTTAACAgttgaagatccgttagccCTCTGGAATGCCTTGAGaagcagatacaatcaccagacaacggtAATTCTTCCAAGAGCTCACTATGACTGGATTTacctaaggatccaggatttcaagtcagtggctgagtacaattcggagttgttcagaattacctctcagatgaagctttgtgaggATACTATTACTGAGGAGATGTTATTGGAAAAGACTTTTAGCACATTCCACGCCTCTAACATGGTATTGCAGCAGCATTATAGAGCGCgaggcttcactgaatacaaccagctgatatctgtgATCCTGGTAGCTAAACAGAATaatgagctcctgatgaaaaaccataattcccgaCCTACTAGATCAGCACCGTTCCCAAAAGTGAATGATGCTTCCCTTGAAAGGAATACCATATCCTTCCgtggcaataattacaaacgaTGA